Part of the Salmo trutta chromosome 5, fSalTru1.1, whole genome shotgun sequence genome is shown below.
ATGTTGAATTACCATATAAAGAAGTGTGAAAGGGGTTACAATAAAAACATATAGTAATATTCTCCTCCATTATATTATTGTTCTTCACAGGCCCAAGATGCAGACAGTCTCCATTATGTAGCTCTGAATCTGAGCAACAACAAGAACAGGTCTAGAAGACAGAGAAGCAACATGGAGGAAGAGATGATGTACTCTGGGATCAGACAGTAGAACTGGATGAATGAAACAGCCTTAATTGTTAACTTTATTAGCTGTAACTGTAATGAATTAGGTGCATTGCTTCTTTGACACACTCATTTGACAATGACTTACTTGTGATAAGAGAAATAAAGCGTTTCACAATAATCAAGACAAATTAAGTTGAATGTATTTATCTATTCCATACGCAGGCATCTTTATGCTGCAGTGATGAAAAGCTTTTACTCTTCTCATGCCACTAGCACCCCCTCAAACACACAGCAACCTATTTACAGGTACTCTGATATCATTTCTAAAATAAGACATGGTAGCCTTTTAAGAAGAGATTTCAAGTGTTTTACATGTTATGTAATTTGTCTTTTAGTGGGGACCCCTTCTAAGCAAAGCCAGTATGGGAATCCTCATGCCAACACGTCAGATCAACAGGTTAGCAGAATTGCTATATCAAGAGTGAGACTGGATAAGGGGATTCAAGCAAAAGAGTACAGCATTAGTTTTGACATAGAGTTTGAATTGAGTAAGTGTGTGTTCATCCTCATAGCTCCACCGTGACAATGATGGCCCGAACTATACTGGCCTGAAGTTGACTGAATAAAAGAGTACCACAACcagaagacagaggagagaacagagagaggaagaaaccATCTACTCTGGTGTGTCATAGAGATAGGATGTGACATGTGAGGGTCATCCAATAGGCATCATTCTAAGTTAAGACCCAACCCCTCCTCtgaactccacattgatcttgaCTGTTCCAGTGTGACCTGGCTATTATATACATTTCTATCTTACTGTAGGATGCCATTGCAGGGGACAAGATTCACCTAATTTAAATGTAAAATCATTCAGGTGCAGAGCATAATTGTTCAGAAAGTTTGAAAGCTGATACTAGGATGTTTTCAGAAGCCTCAAATCCTCAGAAAGAGTGGTTGAGTTTGACTGACTCgaaacatttgtttttgtagAAGTGTACAACACAATGTATATAATGATTTTGAAAATATATGAACTCCTACTTTTGATGATAATGGTTGTAAAATGGACCTCTGTAACCTGCCTTAATGCTTTTGTGATATTTCAATAAACCAATTATTTGCACCAGGCATCAAGTATTGCATTATTATTCATCAAGTTGCCAAACTCACCAGAGTTCACTTCCTCCTGAAACCTTCAACTGCCTTCTACAGACATGATTGTGAGAAATACAATGTAAACCCCCTGTGTATGTCAAAGAGGACATATGTACCAGTAGTCTCAGCCACCGGCCCAAATGATGAAAAAATACAAACCAGTAACTCTGACTTTACATCATTTGAAGGGCTGCTGTAACTATGGTATGCCACAGGACACATGTTAGATTGTAGTTTTAATCAGATGATTTATGCCTGTTCAGACAGCCAATAATATCACTCAGTTCAGTGTTTCCTCCTACTTCATAATGATTACCCGATGAGTGGCATCATAGAAAAGGTGCCCTGTTGTCAGACCCACACACTATACAGTTCAGAAAGGACATGATGATTATATATTGGACAATATTTTTGTTTTACGCCAATATGGGTAAGTAAGAAATATTAATATGGTTCCTTTTATTTTGTATATCATCGtcttttgaatccattttaatgACTATGTAGTCTGAATAATGATAATATTGTATAATTCTGTACTCTACctttgtctgatttatttagtttGTTTGCTTCACAGGTTGTGCACTTAACAAGGATGTAATCCAACCAGATCCTGTGATAGTTACACAACTGGGACAAAGTGTATCTCTCACTTGCTTTTGTCGATCTAATTTGATAGTCAGAGTCTCTTGGTTCAAGCAAACTGTTGGACAGAAGCCTCTTCGCATGGCATATTCATTTTATCACACTCAAAATAGTCTTTATTCCAACAACTTTAACAAAGACTTTACTGAAACTAAACGTTTGAGTGTGAAGAGAGGACTTGACAGCTTCAACCTGACCATCTCCAAGACGGAGTCAGGCGACTCAGCTACATACTACTGTGTTGCTATGGTAGTGAGCGAAGTCAAATTTGGAGAAGGAACTGTTTTAATTGTCAAAGGTAATATAAGTTGCTTTCAAAAAAGTTGGTACTGAAGTGTGTTCATATAATGCTAAATGAATTAATATCTCAGGAAAATAGAACGTACACACAATGATCTTACTCACTCTCTTCAGATTCAGGGTCCAACAGCATGTCTGTACTCCAGCAGCCTGTGTCTGAGTCAGTCCAGCCAGGAGACTCTATGACTCTGAACTGTACAATACACACTGAGACCTGTGCAGGAGAATACAGTGTCTATTGGTTCAGACATGGCTCAGGAGAATCCCATCCAGGAATCATTTACACCCATGGAGACAGGAGTGATCAGTGTGAGAAGAGCCCTGAGGCTGAGTCTCATACACAGAGCTGTGTCTACAACCTCCCCAAGAGGAACCTCAGCCTCTCTGATGCTGGGACTTACTACTGTGCTGTGGCCTCATGTGGGGAGATACTGTTTGGGAACGGGACCAAGCTGGATGTTGAAGGTAAGCTGTGCATAACCAAAATACCACACATTGTCTCTCAAATGGTGGGAAATATGAATATGTAATTCTATTACTTTCAATTCATATTAGATTTCAAATATAACTTGTATAGCTAATTGTTATGCCAAAATCACTGAGGAATAAAGAATAATAGAAAATAATCAAGCCTTGTTTTTTAAGTTTCAGACCTGTTGGGCGATCAAAGTAATCTTCTTTTCCTCATCATTATATCTTGCCTGACAACTGCTGTAATTCTGAGTGTGATTGTCAACGTTATCCTCTGTGTGAGAATGAAGAGGTCACGATGTGAACACTGTGCAGGTACAATAAATGTTTTCATTCTAATTGCAATAGTAATAATAGTTATAGATCATAAAGAGGAATGAAGGCTCACCCTCCTTTTATCACTTTCCTCTCTGGCCTACTTCATTTTGAAGCAGAAAATATGACATTCACAGCAGTATGTGTTTTTATTAGTAAACAAGAAAAGTCTTCCAATATATTGAATGTTTTGACGTTTGTCTTTTAGCAGGGACCCCTTTTCAACAAAGCCACTATCGGAATCCTCATTCCAACACCTCAGACCAACAGGTTAGCAGGATTAATTGTACTATATCAAGAGTGAGTCTGGAGAAGTTTGTTAAAGCAAAAGATTACAGCACTAGATTTGACCTTGAGTCTGATTTGAATGAGTTTGTGTTTCATCCCTACAGCTCCACAGTGACGATGATGGCCTGAACTACACTGGCCTAAAGTTCACTGATAGGAAGCCcaggaaacagaggagagaacagagagaggaagaaaccATCTACTCTGGTGTGAGTTATCAAGTCAGGATGTGACATTCCTCCAATCAGCATCGTTTTAAGTTGAGCCCTACTGACCTCCTTTTTGAGcttgactgtgtctgtgtgacttGGCTATTTTGTACTTTCCTCATTTGTTGTAAAATGTAATATTCGGGCCAAGCTGAAGAGACTGTCACTGCATTGGCATACTCTACCAATATCAGTAGAATCATTCAGATGCAGAGCATAATTGTTCAGCAAGTGTGAAAGCTGACACTAGGATGGTTTCAGAAGTATCAAATCCTCATCAATAGTGGCTGAGGTTGACTGACTGGACACATCTGCTTTTGCAAAAAGAGGTTTAGCACAAAATACTGTATGTTTAATTTGCAAATGTCTGAACTCTTCGTTTCGATGATAATGGTTGTAACATGGAACTCTGTAACCTGCCTTTATGCTTGTGTGATATTTcaataaacatgtttttatttccgGAGTTTAATGACTTGCCCAATTCTTACCACTTATTTGTATGAGGTAATCTTATTAGTGTTTTGTGAAGATCGTTGACAAAATGACAAATAAATCAATTTCTATCCCACTTTGTgtcacaataaaatgtgaagaaatccaatgTTGGTGTAaactttctataggcactgtatgTGCTACTAGTCTCAGAAACCAACTCAAATGATGAAAAAATACAAACCAGTAACTCTGACTTTACACCATTTGAAGATAAATATCACAACTTTTTGAAAGCGTAAGCATTTTAAAGAGAAACTCATTATTGATTCATCAATGAATACAgacagtatcaaatcaaatttatttataaagcccttcttacatcagctgatatctcaaagtgttgtacagaaacccagcctaaaaccccaaacagcaagcaatgcaggtgtagaagcacggtggctaggaaaaactccctagaaaggccagaacctacgaagaaacctagagaggagccaggctatgaggggtggccagtcctcttctggctgtgccgggtggagattataacagaacatggccaagacgtTCAagtgttcatagatgaccagtagggtcaaataataataatcaaagtggatgttgagggtgcaacaggtcaacacctcaggagtaaatgtcagttggcttttcatagccgatcattcagagtatctctactgctcctgctgtctctagagagttgaaaacagcaagtctgggacaattagcacatccggtgaacaggtcagggttccatagctgcaggcagaacagttgaaactggagcagcagcacggccaggtggactagggacagcaaggagtcatcaggccaggtagtcctgaggcatggtcctccgagagagagaagaaagaaataATTGGAGAGAGCattcttaaattcacacaggacaccagataaggcAGGAGAAATGCTCCAAATATAACATACTGActctagccccctgacacataaactattgcagcaaaAAAAACTGGAGGCAGAGACAGAAGGGGTCGGAAGACACTGTGgtcctgtccgacgatacccccggacagggccaaacaggcaggatataaccccacacactttgccaaagcacagcccccacaccactagagggatctcttcaaccaccaacttaccatcctgagacaaggccaaatATAGCTCATAAAGAGTTCCGCCACGGCACAATCCAAGGGGGGGGCacaaacccagacaggaagatcacatcagtgactcaaccaactcaagtgacacacccctcctagggacagcatggaagagcaccagtaagccagtgactcagtccctgtaatagggttagaggcagagaatcccagtggagagaggggaaccagccaggcagagacagcaaaggcggttcattgctccaatgcctttccgttcaccttcacacaccTTGGCCAGAATACATTCAATCATgggacctactgaagagacgagtcttcagtaaagacttaaaagttgagacagagtctgcgtctctcacaagggtaggcagaccattccataaaaatggagctctataggagaaagccctgcctccaactGTTAGCTTTGAAATTCTAGGtacagttaggaggcctgcgtcttgtgaccgtagcgtacatgtacgtatgtacggcaggaccaaatcagaaagataggtaggagcaagcccatgtaatgctttgtaggttagcagtaaaaccttgaaatcagcccttgccttaattgGAAGCCAGTtaagagaggctagcactggagtaatatgatttaattttttggttctagtcaagactctagcagccgtgtttagcactaactgaagtttatttagtgctttatccaggtagccggaaagtagagcattgcagtagtctaacgtagaagtgacaaaagaatggatacatttttctgcataatttttggacacaaagtttgatttttgcaatgttacgtagatggaaaaaagctgtccttgaaacagtcttgatatgtttgtcaaaagagagatcagggttcaGAGTAatgccaaggtccttcacagttttctttgagatgactgtacaaccatcaagattaattgtcaacAGAAGATCTccttgtttcttgggacctagaacaagcatctctgttttgtccgagtttaaaagtagaacatttgcagccatccacttccttttgtctgaaacacaggcttccggcgagggcaattttggggcttcaccatgtttcatcgaaatgtacagctgtgtgtcatctgcatagcagtgaaagttaacattatgtttccgaatgacatcaccaagaggtaaaatatactgctcaaaaaaataaagggaacactaaaataacacatcctagatctgaatgaatgaaataatcttattaaatacttttttctttacatagttgaatgtgatgacaaaaaaatcacacaaaaataatcaatggaaatccaatttatcaacccttggaggtctggatttggagtcacactcaaaatgaaagtggaaaaccacactacaggctgatccaactttgatgtaatgtccttaaaagaagtcaaaatgaggctcagtagtgtgtgtggactccacgtgcctgtatgacctccctacaatgcctgggcatgctcctgatgaggtggccgatggtctcctgagggatctcctcccagacctggactaaagcatctgccaactcctggacagtctgtggtgcaacgtggcgttggtggatggagcgagacatgatgtcccagatgtgctcaattagattcaggttcgaggaacgggcgggccagtccatagcatcaatgccttcctcttgcaggaactgctgacacactccagccacatgaggtctagcattgtcttgcattaggaggaacccagggccaaccgcaccagcatatggtctcacaaggggtctgaggatctcatctcggtacctaatggcagtcaggctacctctggcgagcacatggagggctgtgcggccccccaaagaaatgccaccccacacaatgactgacccaccgccaaaccggtcatgctggaggatgttgcaggcagcagaacgttctccacggcgtctccagactctgtcacgtctgtcacatgtattcagtgtgaacctgctttcatctgtgaagagcacagggcgccagtggcgaatttgccaatcttggtgttctctggcaaatgccaaacgtcttgcacggtgttgggctgtaagcacaacccccacctgtggatgtcgggccctcataccaccctcatgtagtctgtttctgaccgtttgagcagacacatgtggcctgctggaggtcattttgcagggctctggcagtgctcctcctgctcctccttgcacaaaggcggaggtagcggtcctgctgctgggttgttgccctcctacggcctcctccacatcttctgatgtactggcctgtctcctggtagcgcctccatgctctggacactacgctgacagacacagcaaaccttcttgccacagcttgcattgatgtgccatcctggatgagctgcactacctgagccacttgtgtgggttgtagactccgtctcatgctaccactagagtgaaaaacatcagccaggaagcataggaactgagaagtggtctgtggtccccacctgcagaaccactcctttattggggatgtcttgctaattgcctataatttccacctgttgtctattccatttgcacaacagcatgtgaaatttattgtcaatcagtgttgcttcctaagtggacagtttgatttcacagaagtgtgattgacttggacttacattgtgttgtttaagtgttccctttatttttttgagcagtgtatgtagtgaaaacaatagtggtcctaaaacggaaccttgaggaacactgaaatttacagttgattggtcagaggacaaaccatccacaaagacaaactgatatctttcccacagataagatctaaaccaggccagaacttgtccatatagaccaatttgggtttccaatcaatccaaaagaatgtggtgatcaatggtatcaaaagcagcactaaggtctaggagcatgaggacagatgcagagcctcggtctgacgccgtTAACCCTTTCACGcgcgagttccaaatatctctaacggtcgcccccagcgtgagttttttcaTGCACATGATGTTCGagcgttctctccattccagaatgtgattgttacataaacaacaacactgaatggctccgagtgggagtgagaggttaccgtgattgactgcctgtacgcgccatttgtatcaataaatcactatcagaaatgttttgtgtggtattattgatatatttagtattttattcatGTTTTTCCACTACCGGTGATAAACATGCGTTccgatttttgcataaattgtaatgggcgcatagtatgtgtgtaaaataatgttttgaaggttgtactgattatgatgagctaagctaattccagctatgtgtatggagccatgtttgttgacatacaatgcattctgggtttcacgtaatcatctgtttgaccaaagatgttataaaactaaatgaggtgagtaagagttTACTCATTTTTGAGGACTTCtggaaatgaatggtgggatgtgaacgacagtagatgacacaccccttcaacatgcattctataaacagaccaaactcatcttgtcttctcttattatcttcggtttctgtgaggaaaaaatgcatggctgcgcgctgaaactaatcgATGGATTACTTTCAATTTCTAGAAAGTATTTTACCTAATTATttagatcaatggtgagctcacccgtgatgtgattaattatacatagtaattgctattggctaattcatattgtagtttatgtcagccgagagttagaaaatatgactgcttgtgttgggtcaatctttcctcagttagcgctaggacaaatgtagcctacatttttccggttaggatgatCGTGTTgtgctatatatacacacttctgtgaatatctgaacattgcatccaaaaataaactgctaacattctggacataactttgtaaggactgtgtttatgtaaatagtttctgaaaaaagtgtggccagctcaaatgctgattgttgcatcattcgaaactggccgttatatatgagtgttctaaatgagtgttctaatcacacggggtgtgatcatACGCTttagggaccactgtagaacgatcacaccccgtgtgatggtacgtgtgaaagggttaaaaggtaatttaccaccttcaagagtgcagtctcagtgctatgatgtggtctaaaaccagactgaagcgttttgtatacattgtttgtcttcaggaagacagtgagttgctgcacaacagctttttcaaaacattttgagaggaatgggagattctatataggccgatagttttttatattttttgcgtcaaggtttggctttttcaagagaggctttattactgccaccttcagtgagtttggtacacatccggtggatagagagccgtttattatgttcaacataggagggccaagcacaggaagcagctctttcagttgtttagttggaataggatcCAGTATGCAGcatgaaggtttagaggccatgattattttcatcattgtgtcaagagatatagtactaaaacacttgagtgtctcccttgatcctaggtcctggcagagttatgcagactcaggacaactgagctttggaggaatactcagatttaaagaggagtctctgaccatttcttgggcttctacactctctttattgaaaactgagggtctatgctgtaacgtgacacttcctacggctcccaaaggctctcagaaggcggcaaaa
Proteins encoded:
- the LOC115194327 gene encoding uncharacterized protein LOC115194327 isoform X2, yielding MMIIYWTIFLFYANMGCALNKDVIQPDPVIVTQLGQSVSLTCFCRSNLIVRVSWFKQTVGQKPLRMAYSFYHTQNSLYSNNFNKDFTETKRLSVKRGLDSFNLTISKTESGDSATYYCVAMVVSEVKFGEGTVLIVKDSGSNSMSVLQQPVSESVQPGDSMTLNCTIHTETCAGEYSVYWFRHGSGESHPGIIYTHGDRSDQCEKSPEAESHTQSCVYNLPKRNLSLSDAGTYYCAVASCGEILFGNGTKLDVEVSDLLGDQSNLLFLIIISCLTTAVILSVIVNVILCVRMKRSRCEHCAGTPFQQSHYRNPHSNTSDQQLHSDDDGLNYTGLKFTDRKPRKQRREQREEETIYSGVSYQVRM
- the LOC115194327 gene encoding uncharacterized protein LOC115194327 isoform X1 — translated: MMIIYWTIFLFYANMGCALNKDVIQPDPVIVTQLGQSVSLTCFCRSNLIVRVSWFKQTVGQKPLRMAYSFYHTQNSLYSNNFNKDFTETKRLSVKRGLDSFNLTISKTESGDSATYYCVAMVVSEVKFGEGTVLIVKDSGSNSMSVLQQPVSESVQPGDSMTLNCTIHTETCAGEYSVYWFRHGSGESHPGIIYTHGDRSDQCEKSPEAESHTQSCVYNLPKRNLSLSDAGTYYCAVASCGEILFGNGTKLDVEVSDLLGDQSNLLFLIIISCLTTAVILSVIVNVILCVRMKRSRCEHCAAGTPFQQSHYRNPHSNTSDQQLHSDDDGLNYTGLKFTDRKPRKQRREQREEETIYSGVSYQVRM